One segment of Vallicoccus soli DNA contains the following:
- the murI gene encoding glutamate racemase, translating to MADAPIGIFDSGVGGLTVARAVLDQLPHEQVHYVADTAHQPYGPKPIAQVRAYALDVMDHLVHDGGVKALVIACNSASAAVLRDARERYDVPVVEVVLPAVRTAAAATRSGRVGVICTQATRTSRAYDDAMAGNVGITLTTQACPRFVEFVEQGVTSGPELLRVAHEYLDPVAAAGVDTLILGCTHYPLLTGVISYVMGSGVTLVSSAEETAKDVYKVLVEGDLLRDPALPPPVHTFTATGDVRLFTELGQRFLGPEIGLGAAAGALA from the coding sequence GTGGCGGACGCACCCATCGGCATCTTCGACTCCGGGGTCGGCGGGCTCACCGTGGCGCGCGCGGTCCTGGACCAGCTGCCCCACGAGCAGGTGCACTACGTCGCCGACACGGCCCACCAGCCGTACGGGCCCAAGCCCATCGCGCAGGTGCGGGCGTACGCGCTGGACGTCATGGACCACCTCGTGCACGACGGCGGGGTCAAGGCGCTCGTCATCGCCTGCAACAGCGCGTCCGCCGCGGTGCTGCGCGACGCCCGGGAGCGCTACGACGTGCCGGTCGTCGAGGTCGTCCTGCCCGCCGTCCGCACCGCCGCCGCCGCCACCCGCTCGGGGCGGGTCGGGGTCATCTGCACGCAGGCCACGCGCACGAGCCGGGCGTACGACGACGCCATGGCCGGCAACGTCGGCATCACCCTGACCACGCAGGCGTGCCCGCGCTTCGTCGAGTTCGTCGAGCAGGGCGTGACGAGCGGCCCGGAGCTGCTGCGCGTCGCGCACGAGTACCTCGACCCGGTCGCCGCCGCGGGCGTCGACACGCTGATCCTCGGCTGCACGCACTACCCGCTGCTCACCGGCGTCATCTCGTACGTCATGGGCAGCGGCGTCACGCTCGTCAGCAGCGCCGAGGAGACGGCGAAGGACGTCTACAAGGTGCTCGTCGAGGGCGACCTGCTGCGCGACCCGGCGCTGCCGCCGCCGGTGCACACGTTCACCGCGACCGGCGACGTCCGGCTCTTCACCGAGCTCGGCCAGCGCTTCCTCGGCCCGGAGATCGGGCTCGGCGCCGCCGCCGGGGCCCTCGCGTGA
- a CDS encoding PLP-dependent cysteine synthase family protein, whose product MRFDSLLDSLGGTPLVGLPRLSPSPEVRLWAKLEDRNPTGSVKDRPALRMVQEAERSGLLRPGATILEPTSGNTGIALAMVAKLRGYSCVMVMPENTSVERRQLLEMWGARIVPSPAAGGSNEAVRVAKRLAQENPDWVMLYQYGNPANALAHYETTGPEILADLPTITHFVAGLGTTGTLMGVGRYLREKVPGIRVVAAEPRYGELVYGLRNIDEGFVPELYDASVLTTRFSVGPREAVRRTRELLEQEGVFAGISTGAILHAALGVAAKAVKAGERADIAFVVCDAGWKYLSTGAYAGTLEEAEEALEGSLWA is encoded by the coding sequence GTGCGGTTCGACTCGCTCCTGGACTCCCTCGGCGGCACGCCGCTCGTCGGGCTGCCCCGCCTCTCGCCCTCGCCCGAGGTGCGCCTCTGGGCCAAGCTCGAGGACCGCAACCCGACGGGCTCGGTCAAGGACCGGCCCGCGCTGCGCATGGTGCAGGAGGCGGAGCGGTCGGGCCTGCTGCGGCCGGGGGCGACGATCCTCGAGCCGACCTCGGGCAACACCGGCATCGCGCTGGCCATGGTGGCCAAGCTGCGCGGCTACTCGTGCGTCATGGTGATGCCGGAGAACACCTCGGTCGAGCGGCGCCAGCTGCTCGAGATGTGGGGCGCGCGGATCGTCCCGTCGCCGGCGGCCGGCGGGTCCAACGAGGCGGTGCGGGTCGCCAAGCGCCTGGCGCAGGAGAACCCCGACTGGGTGATGCTCTACCAGTACGGCAACCCGGCGAACGCGCTCGCGCACTACGAGACCACCGGGCCGGAGATCCTCGCGGACCTGCCGACGATCACGCACTTCGTCGCGGGCCTCGGCACCACCGGCACGCTCATGGGCGTCGGGCGGTACCTGCGCGAGAAGGTCCCGGGCATCCGGGTCGTCGCGGCCGAGCCGCGCTACGGCGAGCTGGTCTACGGCCTGCGCAACATCGACGAGGGCTTCGTCCCCGAGCTGTACGACGCCTCGGTGCTCACCACCCGCTTCTCCGTCGGCCCGCGCGAGGCCGTGCGCCGCACCCGCGAGCTGCTGGAGCAGGAGGGCGTGTTCGCCGGCATCTCCACCGGCGCGATCCTGCACGCGGCCCTCGGCGTCGCCGCGAAGGCCGTCAAGGCGGGGGAGCGCGCCGACATCGCGTTCGTCGTCTGCGACGCCGGGTGGAAGTACCTCTCGACGGGGGCGTACGCCGGCACGCTCGAGGAGGCCGAGGAGGCGCTCGAGGGGAGCCTCTGGGCCTAG
- a CDS encoding MoaD/ThiS family protein has protein sequence MAIDVSIPTILRTYTDGAKAVAVEADGGSSTLDDVFAVLDAQHPGIRGRLVEDGKLRRFVNVYLNDEDVRFLGGLETPVADGDNVTVLPAVAGG, from the coding sequence ATGGCCATCGACGTCAGCATCCCGACGATCCTGCGCACCTACACCGACGGCGCGAAGGCCGTGGCCGTCGAGGCCGACGGCGGGTCGAGCACGCTCGACGACGTCTTCGCCGTGCTCGACGCGCAGCACCCCGGCATCCGCGGGCGCCTCGTGGAGGACGGCAAGCTGCGCCGCTTCGTCAACGTCTACCTCAACGACGAGGACGTCCGGTTCCTCGGCGGGCTCGAGACCCCGGTCGCCGACGGCGACAACGTGACGGTCCTGCCCGCCGTCGCCGGCGGCTGA
- a CDS encoding Mov34/MPN/PAD-1 family protein, whose translation MLTIDRATYDAIWAHARADHPDEACGVVAGPAGSDRPARFVPMANAARSPTFYEFDSMDLLRLYRAMDANDEEPVVVYHSHTATEAYPSRTDVSYASEPGAHYVLVSTRDPAVEEFRSFRIVDGEVTEEPVRVVEAYGAVE comes from the coding sequence GTGCTGACCATCGACCGGGCGACGTACGACGCGATCTGGGCGCACGCGCGCGCCGACCACCCCGACGAGGCCTGCGGGGTCGTCGCGGGCCCCGCGGGCTCGGACCGGCCGGCCCGCTTCGTCCCGATGGCCAACGCGGCCCGCTCGCCCACGTTCTACGAGTTCGACTCGATGGACCTGCTGCGCCTCTACCGCGCGATGGACGCCAACGACGAGGAGCCGGTCGTCGTCTACCACTCGCACACCGCGACCGAGGCGTACCCGTCGCGCACCGACGTCTCGTACGCCTCCGAGCCGGGCGCCCACTACGTCCTCGTCTCGACCCGCGACCCCGCCGTGGAGGAGTTCCGCTCCTTCCGCATCGTCGACGGCGAGGTCACGGAGGAGCCCGTGCGGGTCGTCGAGGCCTACGGCGCGGTGGAATAG
- a CDS encoding DUF2017 domain-containing protein: MGGRFRASRGGVSVSFTEVEVTVLRQLLGELLELLATRDDGEAADPLAAMVGIGTETRRPEDPALARLFPDAYRDDPDAASDFRRYTEASLRERKTAAARTALATLDDGPGRRTLDRGAAVAWLGTLNDLRLAMGERLHITEDWEADLADLAEDDPRAYAVAVYDLLTMMQDSLVHALD, translated from the coding sequence GTGGGCGGCAGGTTCCGCGCCTCGCGCGGCGGCGTCAGCGTGTCCTTCACCGAGGTCGAGGTCACGGTCCTGCGCCAGCTGCTCGGCGAGCTGCTCGAGCTCCTGGCCACGCGCGACGACGGCGAAGCCGCCGACCCGCTGGCGGCCATGGTCGGCATCGGCACCGAGACCCGGCGCCCGGAGGACCCGGCGCTGGCCCGGCTGTTCCCCGACGCCTACCGCGACGACCCCGACGCCGCGTCGGACTTCCGCCGCTACACCGAGGCCTCGCTGCGCGAGCGCAAGACCGCGGCGGCCCGCACCGCGCTGGCGACCCTGGACGACGGCCCCGGCCGGCGCACCCTCGACCGCGGGGCGGCCGTCGCCTGGCTCGGCACGCTCAACGACCTGCGCCTGGCCATGGGCGAGCGCCTGCACATCACCGAGGACTGGGAGGCGGACCTGGCCGACCTCGCCGAGGACGACCCGCGGGCGTACGCCGTCGCGGTCTACGACCTGCTGACCATGATGCAGGACTCCCTCGTCCACGCCCTGGACTAG
- the clpS gene encoding ATP-dependent Clp protease adapter ClpS, whose protein sequence is MTAPAVLASTAPVELDEPVAEGVVAPDHPWVCIVWNDPVNLMSYVSWVFRTHFGYSREKADELMLDVHQEGRAVVSSGTREEMERDVEAMHGYGLWATLQKDD, encoded by the coding sequence GTGACCGCCCCCGCCGTGCTCGCCTCCACCGCCCCGGTGGAGCTCGACGAGCCCGTCGCGGAGGGCGTCGTCGCCCCCGACCACCCCTGGGTGTGCATCGTCTGGAACGACCCGGTGAACCTCATGAGCTACGTGAGCTGGGTCTTCCGGACCCACTTCGGCTACAGCCGGGAGAAGGCCGACGAGCTCATGCTCGACGTGCACCAGGAGGGCCGCGCCGTGGTGTCCAGCGGCACCCGCGAGGAGATGGAGCGCGACGTGGAGGCCATGCACGGCTACGGGCTGTGGGCGACCCTGCAGAAGGACGACTGA
- a CDS encoding nicotinate phosphoribosyltransferase, whose amino-acid sequence MLQAALRAGTAHRRSVFEVFARRLPPGRRYGVVAGTGRLLEAVARFRFGPDELAQLERAGIDRETRDWLADYRFSGDVWGYAEGECFFPGSPVLVVEAPFAEAVLLETLVLSVLNHDSAVASAASRMTCASSGRPCIEMGSRRTHEEAAVAAARAAYVVGFAATSNLEAGRRHGIPTTGTSAHAFTLLHDTEREAFAAQVAALGTGTTLLVDTYDTLRGVRTAVEVAGPGLGAVRLDSGDLAILAHEVRAELDRLGATGTRIVVTSDLDEYAIAALAAAPVDGYGVGTRLVTGSGAPTAGMVYKLVARATSDDPAAPLVPVAKRSAGKPSVGGRKHAARRYDAAGTAVAELVTPSAVAGDGVRDLLVPLVRGGEVLAREDLEAARAVHRRSLGELPREAKQLSEGDAALPTLSSPDQPLPEG is encoded by the coding sequence ATGCTCCAGGCGGCGCTGCGCGCGGGCACGGCGCACCGGCGCTCGGTCTTCGAGGTCTTCGCCCGCCGCCTGCCGCCGGGCCGCCGCTACGGCGTCGTCGCGGGGACGGGCCGCCTCCTCGAGGCGGTCGCGCGCTTCCGGTTCGGCCCCGACGAGCTGGCCCAGCTCGAGCGCGCGGGCATCGACCGCGAGACCCGCGACTGGCTCGCCGACTACCGGTTCTCCGGCGATGTCTGGGGCTACGCCGAGGGCGAGTGCTTCTTCCCGGGCTCGCCGGTGCTCGTCGTCGAGGCGCCCTTCGCCGAGGCCGTGCTGCTGGAGACGCTCGTGCTCAGCGTCCTCAACCACGACAGCGCCGTGGCCTCGGCGGCCAGCCGCATGACGTGCGCGTCGAGCGGGCGCCCGTGCATCGAGATGGGCTCGCGCCGCACTCACGAGGAGGCCGCGGTGGCGGCGGCGCGGGCGGCGTACGTCGTGGGCTTCGCGGCCACGAGCAACCTCGAGGCGGGGCGCCGGCACGGCATCCCGACGACGGGCACCAGCGCGCACGCCTTCACGCTGCTGCACGACACCGAGCGCGAGGCCTTCGCCGCCCAGGTGGCCGCGCTCGGCACGGGCACCACCCTGCTCGTCGACACGTACGACACCCTCCGGGGCGTCCGCACCGCCGTGGAGGTCGCGGGCCCGGGGCTCGGCGCGGTCCGCCTGGACTCCGGCGACCTCGCGATCCTCGCCCACGAGGTGCGCGCCGAGCTCGACCGGCTCGGCGCGACCGGCACCCGCATCGTCGTCACGAGCGACCTCGACGAGTACGCCATCGCCGCGCTCGCGGCCGCGCCCGTCGACGGGTACGGCGTCGGCACCCGCCTGGTCACCGGCTCCGGCGCCCCGACGGCCGGCATGGTCTACAAGCTCGTGGCGCGCGCCACCTCGGACGACCCGGCCGCGCCGCTCGTGCCGGTCGCCAAGCGGTCCGCGGGCAAGCCGTCGGTGGGCGGGCGCAAGCACGCCGCGCGCCGGTACGACGCCGCCGGCACCGCCGTGGCCGAGCTCGTCACCCCGTCGGCGGTGGCCGGCGACGGGGTGCGCGACCTGCTGGTGCCCCTCGTCCGCGGCGGCGAGGTGCTGGCCCGCGAGGACCTCGAGGCCGCCCGCGCGGTGCACCGGCGGTCGCTGGGCGAGCTGCCCCGCGAGGCGAAGCAGCTGTCCGAGGGCGACGCGGCCCTGCCGACGCTCAGCAGCCCGGACCAGCCGCTGCCGGAGGGCTGA
- the egtC gene encoding ergothioneine biosynthesis protein EgtC, with amino-acid sequence MCRHLAWLGRPRSIASLVLERPHGLLQQSYAPRRQRRGTVNADGWGVGFFAPGSAVPRRWRSAGPLWSDASFASVAPVLDSGCAIAAVRSATVGMPVEASAAAPFLADGWLVSHNGVVDRTLLDVPAATAESACDSALLAALLARRGPQRLGEVVAEVGGRDPAARLNVLATDGRRVLATTWGDTLSLLRLEDGLVLASEPWDDDPRWEDVPDRHLVEATPDGLAVTQLAAAP; translated from the coding sequence ATGTGCCGCCACCTCGCCTGGCTGGGGCGCCCGCGCAGCATCGCCTCGCTCGTGCTGGAGCGCCCGCACGGGCTGCTGCAGCAGTCGTACGCGCCGCGCCGCCAGCGGCGCGGCACGGTCAACGCCGACGGCTGGGGCGTCGGCTTCTTCGCGCCGGGAAGCGCTGTCCCGCGCCGCTGGCGGTCGGCGGGCCCCCTGTGGTCGGACGCGTCGTTCGCCTCGGTGGCGCCGGTGCTGGACAGCGGTTGCGCGATCGCGGCCGTCCGCTCGGCGACCGTCGGGATGCCGGTCGAGGCGAGCGCCGCGGCCCCCTTCCTCGCCGACGGCTGGCTCGTGTCGCACAACGGCGTCGTCGACCGGACGCTGCTCGACGTCCCGGCCGCGACGGCGGAGTCGGCGTGCGACTCCGCCCTGCTCGCGGCCCTGCTCGCCCGGCGCGGGCCGCAGCGGCTCGGCGAGGTGGTCGCCGAGGTCGGTGGCCGCGACCCCGCGGCGCGGCTCAACGTCCTGGCGACCGACGGCCGGCGCGTGCTGGCCACGACGTGGGGGGACACCCTGAGCCTGCTGCGCCTCGAGGACGGCCTCGTGCTCGCCAGCGAGCCCTGGGACGACGACCCGCGCTGGGAGGACGTACCGGACCGGCACCTCGTCGAGGCGACGCCCGACGGGCTCGCGGTCACGCAACTGGCGGCGGCGCCGTGA
- the egtB gene encoding ergothioneine biosynthesis protein EgtB: MTAVDHVGGTAEQVARALEAARGRTLAVTDLDEPELLAQHSPLMSPFVWDLAHIGQQEDLWLLRGGDGRRQGLVPATVERLYDAFEHPRAVRPSLPLLPPREARAYLGEVRHRVLDALDGARDLFPHAMVLQHEEQHVETMLATHQLRRGLPVLAGTALPAGRPVDRGPVLVPAGPFVLGVDARDEPWSLDNERGAHVVDLPAFRIGRVPVTNGEWRAFVEDGGYAEPRWWSARGWEHRCSAGLERPGSWDEGGARRRFGVVEEVPDDEPVQHVTFFEAEAYAAWAGARLPTEQEWEKACAWDPALGRRRRWPWGDAPWDPTRANLGQTALRPAPVGAYPAGASAYGVEQMVGDVWEWTSSGFEPWPGFAPMLYADYSAPFFGGDYRVLRGGSWATAPASVRPSFRNWDHPVRRQVFTGVRLAWDA; this comes from the coding sequence ATGACGGCGGTGGACCACGTCGGCGGGACGGCGGAGCAGGTGGCGCGCGCGCTCGAGGCGGCGCGGGGGCGGACGCTGGCGGTCACCGACCTCGACGAGCCGGAGCTGCTCGCCCAGCACAGCCCGCTCATGAGCCCCTTCGTCTGGGACCTGGCGCACATCGGCCAGCAGGAGGACCTCTGGCTGCTGCGCGGCGGTGACGGCCGGCGCCAGGGTCTCGTCCCGGCGACGGTCGAGCGGCTGTACGACGCCTTCGAGCACCCGCGCGCCGTGCGGCCGTCGCTGCCGCTGCTCCCGCCGCGGGAGGCGCGGGCGTACCTCGGGGAGGTGCGGCACCGGGTGCTCGACGCGCTGGACGGCGCGCGCGACCTCTTCCCGCACGCGATGGTGCTCCAGCACGAGGAGCAGCACGTCGAGACGATGCTCGCGACCCACCAGCTGCGCCGGGGGCTGCCCGTGCTCGCCGGGACCGCCCTGCCGGCGGGGCGGCCCGTGGACCGCGGGCCCGTCCTCGTGCCGGCCGGGCCGTTCGTCCTCGGCGTGGACGCGCGGGACGAGCCGTGGTCGCTCGACAACGAGCGCGGCGCCCACGTCGTCGACCTGCCCGCCTTCCGCATCGGGAGGGTCCCGGTCACCAACGGGGAGTGGCGCGCGTTCGTCGAGGACGGCGGGTACGCCGAGCCGCGCTGGTGGTCCGCCCGCGGGTGGGAGCACCGGTGCTCCGCCGGGCTCGAGCGCCCGGGGTCCTGGGACGAGGGCGGTGCCCGGCGCCGGTTCGGCGTCGTCGAGGAGGTGCCGGACGACGAACCGGTGCAGCACGTGACGTTCTTCGAGGCCGAGGCGTACGCCGCGTGGGCCGGCGCCCGGCTGCCGACCGAGCAGGAGTGGGAGAAGGCCTGCGCGTGGGACCCGGCGCTGGGGCGCCGCCGCCGCTGGCCCTGGGGCGACGCGCCGTGGGACCCGACCCGGGCCAACCTCGGGCAGACCGCGCTGCGCCCCGCGCCGGTCGGGGCCTACCCGGCGGGGGCGTCGGCGTACGGGGTCGAGCAGATGGTCGGCGACGTGTGGGAGTGGACGTCCTCGGGCTTCGAGCCGTGGCCCGGCTTCGCCCCGATGCTCTACGCCGACTACAGCGCCCCCTTCTTCGGCGGGGACTACCGGGTGCTGCGCGGCGGGTCGTGGGCGACCGCCCCGGCGTCGGTGCGCCCGAGCTTCCGCAACTGGGACCACCCGGTGCGCCGGCAGGTCTTCACCGGCGTGCGGCTGGCGTGGGACGCCTGA